A genome region from Anaerobacillus alkaliphilus includes the following:
- the tatC gene encoding twin-arginine translocase subunit TatC produces the protein MTDQSMSDQSMNVLDHLDELRKRIIIILGAFIVFFIASFIFVKDIYDWFVKDLDMPLTVLGPMDIIYVYFLLSGVIALALTVPVIIFQIWLFVKPALTRREQVVTLTYIPASLFLFVAGLSFGYFVVLPLVLNFLFSLGGDMFQMMFTTDKYFQFVLRMTIPFSILFEMPLVVMFLTSLGIVTPKGMIKNRKYAFFFIVVISVLISPPDFISDVLVIIPLIFLYEVSIVLSTIVFRRKRKRERELENQS, from the coding sequence ATGACTGATCAAAGTATGTCTGATCAAAGTATGAATGTTCTTGATCACTTAGATGAATTACGTAAGCGCATCATTATTATCTTAGGAGCATTTATCGTCTTTTTTATCGCCAGCTTTATATTTGTAAAGGATATCTATGACTGGTTCGTCAAGGATTTGGACATGCCATTAACTGTCCTAGGTCCAATGGACATAATCTATGTCTACTTTTTATTATCAGGAGTAATTGCTCTGGCCTTAACAGTACCAGTAATTATTTTTCAAATATGGCTATTTGTTAAGCCAGCTTTAACTAGAAGAGAACAAGTAGTAACGCTCACTTACATTCCAGCATCTTTGTTCTTATTTGTGGCAGGATTGTCTTTCGGATATTTCGTTGTATTACCATTAGTGTTGAACTTTCTCTTCAGTTTAGGTGGAGACATGTTTCAAATGATGTTTACAACTGACAAGTACTTTCAATTCGTTTTACGAATGACGATTCCATTCAGTATTCTTTTCGAAATGCCTCTAGTCGTTATGTTCCTAACAAGCTTAGGGATTGTCACACCAAAAGGTATGATAAAAAACCGTAAATATGCGTTCTTCTTTATTGTTGTGATTTCAGTGTTAATATCACCACCTGATTTTATTTCAGACGTGTTGGTCATTATCCCTTTAATTTTCCTCTATGAGGTAAGTATTGTTCTATCAACAATCGTTTTCCGTCGAAAAAGAAAAAGAGAACGTGAATTAGAAAATCAATCTTAA
- a CDS encoding YqkE family protein, with the protein MKRKQQKKVDDGTIHLNERISSDILAKLKATSKSLKEEEQRKEEEVREQERQRRLEKEKNKSFEELLNESNLDWKSYK; encoded by the coding sequence ATGAAACGTAAGCAACAAAAAAAAGTTGATGATGGAACGATCCATCTTAATGAACGAATTAGTTCAGATATTTTAGCTAAGTTGAAAGCGACGAGTAAATCATTAAAAGAGGAAGAACAAAGAAAAGAAGAAGAGGTAAGGGAACAGGAGAGACAACGTCGATTAGAAAAAGAAAAAAATAAGTCATTTGAAGAACTTCTAAACGAAAGTAATCTTGATTGGAAAAGTTATAAGTAA
- a CDS encoding diacylglycerol/lipid kinase family protein, with the protein MYLFIINNQSGKGAKVWKKTLPILQSKEVNYKAFFITKPEDLLHIETKLMKETIKAIVIIGGDGSIHHALKFVENTEIPIGIIPAGSGNDFARALKIPHKSSEALNLILRGHTKKIDMIKVDDKPCATVVGIGFDAKVAELANRSKIKKWLNFIKLGKLAYIYGVLKGVFSYQSTEMTIHVDGIEKTYSHVWLIALANTPYYGGGLKISPEANYTDGTLNICIVHSLSRLELLLFFPLVFLGKHTLHPSVEMISGKEIEISSTSSVPIQADGEPLGSTPTFITIKNRELHVIV; encoded by the coding sequence TTGTACTTATTCATAATCAATAATCAATCAGGTAAAGGTGCAAAAGTTTGGAAGAAGACATTGCCAATCTTACAGAGTAAGGAAGTCAATTACAAGGCTTTCTTTATTACGAAACCAGAAGATTTATTACATATTGAAACGAAACTAATGAAAGAAACTATAAAGGCGATTGTAATTATTGGCGGAGATGGCTCAATACATCACGCTTTGAAATTTGTTGAGAATACAGAAATTCCTATAGGGATTATACCTGCTGGATCAGGAAACGATTTTGCTCGGGCATTAAAAATCCCTCATAAAAGTTCAGAAGCACTTAATCTTATTTTAAGAGGACATACTAAAAAAATTGACATGATTAAAGTGGATGACAAGCCTTGCGCCACAGTGGTAGGAATTGGCTTTGATGCTAAAGTTGCCGAGCTTGCAAACCGTTCTAAAATAAAAAAATGGCTTAATTTCATTAAGTTAGGAAAATTAGCTTATATCTATGGTGTATTAAAAGGGGTCTTCTCTTATCAATCAACGGAGATGACTATACATGTTGATGGAATAGAAAAAACATACAGCCATGTTTGGTTGATTGCTTTAGCTAACACCCCATATTATGGTGGTGGTCTTAAAATTAGTCCTGAAGCTAATTACACAGACGGAACCTTAAACATTTGTATTGTTCATTCATTGTCTCGTTTAGAGCTGCTTTTATTTTTCCCTTTAGTTTTCTTAGGGAAACATACACTTCATCCTTCTGTAGAAATGATTAGTGGAAAAGAAATAGAGATTTCATCTACTAGTTCAGTACCTATTCAAGCAGATGGTGAGCCATTAGGAAGTACTCCAACCTTTATTACAATTAAAAACAGAGAACTTCACGTTATCGTTTAA
- a CDS encoding twin-arginine translocase TatA/TatE family subunit: protein MLTNIGIPGLVLILVIALIIFGPKKLPELGKAVGQTLREFKSSTRELTKDVVEEFEDEKPKSKTKN, encoded by the coding sequence ATGTTGACAAACATCGGAATTCCGGGTTTAGTTTTAATTCTTGTTATTGCATTAATTATCTTTGGACCAAAAAAATTACCGGAGTTAGGTAAAGCGGTTGGCCAAACATTAAGAGAGTTTAAATCATCAACTCGTGAGCTAACGAAAGATGTTGTAGAAGAATTCGAAGACGAAAAACCAAAATCAAAAACAAAGAACTAA
- the napA gene encoding nitrate reductase catalytic subunit NapA, whose product MELTRRSLLKAAAISSAMIAAGCTQKEVATPETKEPEKDPVEVEAQSIEPDEWKTSVCRYCGTGCGVLVGVKENKVIAVKGDPDNRSNRGLNCIKGYYLGKILFGKDRLTKPLIREDNSKKGTMEGFREASWEEALDLVASKIKEAHDTDPNSIAFWGSGQQTIHEGYASVKLWKVGLQNNNIDPNARLCMASAVTGFMSTFQSDEPMGCYDDLDMADVFVTWGANMAEMHPVLYSRLTARKLSDPNVKHYDLTTYHTRTSETADKVMVFRPQTDLAIANCIINYLIETDSYDKQFVEEHCQFKAGQENLGHSIDDGYDKSEIGQKVNDSWPITFDEFKEMVSVYTFEYVSELSGVAAEDLEALAKEFANPNKKIMSTWTMGVNQHTRGTWMNNLIYDVHLLSGKISQPGSGPFSLTGQPSACGTAREVGVFAHRLPADLVVNNPEHRRFSEMIWNLPEGYLDAIEKPGLHTIAMFRQLGLGNVKFLWSMSNNWGQTLPKTNRFRGIDTDGKGVIDGFIVVSEVYPTRSTEMANVVFPAAMWVEREGMFGNAERRNSIFEKCQEPPGEAKWDLWAMVQVAKRVLEGKKIGEHDAFDVVFGKYGPDIWDYEKNDLIDEHEVCVRMFEEYRLFSAPHLHKDPSVQELGYKLKTSAKELGPYEEYLKQHGMRWPVREVNGEWLETKWRYAHGDQKDGFDQVGVETFGEVGKYKNISFYKSADKRPTIFFRPFEDAAEIPDDEYPFWLCTGRVLEHWHSGSMTRRVPELHRAYPEALCEMHPDDAAAIGISDMDWVIVRSRRGETKVKATTTGRGKPPRGLVYVPFFAEETMINNATLDAYCPISKEPDYKKCAVKVIKA is encoded by the coding sequence ATGGAATTAACTCGTAGAAGCTTGCTAAAAGCTGCAGCAATTTCATCAGCAATGATTGCGGCAGGCTGTACCCAAAAAGAAGTTGCTACACCAGAGACAAAAGAACCAGAAAAAGATCCTGTTGAAGTAGAAGCTCAATCAATCGAACCAGATGAGTGGAAGACTTCTGTTTGCCGTTATTGCGGAACAGGCTGTGGGGTGTTAGTGGGAGTTAAAGAAAATAAAGTTATCGCCGTAAAAGGTGACCCTGATAACCGGTCAAATCGTGGTTTAAACTGTATTAAAGGATATTATCTAGGTAAGATCCTATTTGGAAAAGATCGCTTAACAAAACCATTAATTCGGGAAGACAATAGTAAAAAAGGAACGATGGAAGGGTTCCGTGAGGCATCTTGGGAAGAGGCCCTAGACTTAGTAGCTAGCAAAATTAAAGAAGCTCATGATACAGATCCTAATTCGATTGCATTTTGGGGATCAGGACAGCAAACAATCCATGAAGGGTATGCGTCTGTAAAGCTATGGAAGGTTGGTTTACAGAATAATAATATTGATCCTAATGCAAGATTATGTATGGCGAGTGCTGTAACTGGTTTTATGTCAACGTTCCAATCAGATGAGCCAATGGGCTGTTATGATGATCTAGACATGGCGGATGTTTTTGTTACGTGGGGAGCCAATATGGCAGAAATGCACCCAGTCTTGTATTCTCGCTTAACTGCAAGAAAACTATCGGACCCTAACGTTAAGCACTATGATTTAACCACCTATCACACTCGTACTTCTGAAACAGCTGATAAAGTAATGGTTTTTAGACCACAAACCGATTTGGCGATTGCCAATTGTATTATCAACTATTTAATTGAAACTGACTCGTATGATAAGCAGTTTGTTGAAGAGCACTGCCAATTTAAAGCAGGTCAGGAAAACTTAGGTCATTCGATTGATGACGGATATGATAAGAGTGAGATTGGTCAAAAGGTAAATGATTCTTGGCCAATTACCTTTGATGAATTTAAGGAAATGGTTTCAGTTTATACATTTGAATATGTATCGGAACTATCAGGTGTTGCGGCTGAAGATTTAGAGGCACTAGCAAAAGAGTTCGCGAATCCAAATAAGAAGATTATGTCGACATGGACGATGGGGGTAAACCAGCATACACGTGGGACGTGGATGAATAATTTAATTTATGATGTCCATCTATTATCTGGAAAGATTAGTCAGCCAGGTAGTGGACCATTCTCATTAACAGGTCAACCAAGCGCTTGTGGAACTGCTCGTGAAGTTGGAGTATTCGCTCACCGTTTACCTGCAGATTTAGTGGTAAATAACCCTGAACACCGACGCTTTAGTGAGATGATTTGGAATTTACCTGAGGGCTATTTAGATGCCATTGAAAAGCCAGGTCTTCACACGATTGCCATGTTCAGACAGCTTGGCCTTGGAAATGTTAAATTCCTTTGGAGTATGTCCAATAACTGGGGACAAACGTTACCAAAAACAAATCGTTTCCGTGGGATTGATACAGATGGAAAAGGTGTTATCGACGGCTTTATTGTAGTTTCTGAAGTTTACCCAACGAGATCAACTGAAATGGCGAATGTTGTTTTTCCGGCAGCGATGTGGGTAGAGAGGGAAGGAATGTTCGGAAATGCAGAACGTCGTAACTCGATTTTTGAAAAGTGCCAAGAACCACCGGGTGAGGCAAAGTGGGATTTATGGGCGATGGTTCAGGTAGCAAAACGCGTGCTAGAAGGCAAGAAAATTGGTGAGCACGATGCCTTTGATGTTGTCTTTGGAAAGTATGGTCCGGACATTTGGGATTATGAAAAAAATGATTTAATTGATGAACATGAAGTTTGCGTAAGAATGTTTGAAGAATATCGTTTGTTTTCTGCACCACATCTTCATAAAGATCCTTCTGTTCAAGAACTTGGGTATAAGTTAAAAACGAGTGCAAAAGAATTAGGCCCATATGAAGAATATTTAAAGCAACATGGGATGCGCTGGCCGGTTCGTGAAGTGAATGGTGAATGGCTAGAAACAAAATGGCGCTATGCACATGGAGATCAAAAGGATGGGTTTGATCAAGTCGGCGTGGAAACGTTTGGTGAAGTAGGTAAATATAAGAATATTAGCTTCTACAAATCAGCAGACAAACGACCAACAATCTTCTTTAGACCATTTGAAGATGCAGCTGAAATTCCGGATGATGAGTATCCATTCTGGTTATGTACAGGAAGGGTGTTAGAGCACTGGCATAGTGGATCGATGACTCGCCGTGTACCAGAACTGCACCGAGCATACCCAGAAGCTTTATGCGAAATGCATCCTGATGATGCTGCTGCAATAGGGATTAGTGACATGGACTGGGTAATTGTAAGGTCACGCCGTGGTGAGACGAAAGTAAAGGCAACCACGACAGGACGCGGAAAGCCGCCAAGAGGTTTAGTATATGTCCCATTCTTTGCTGAAGAAACAATGATTAAT
- a CDS encoding YpjP family protein produces MRLWLTKLSVVLITFMTFGMFIPPTYLDAEASDQELLVKEEKQSLPSQPRIQTNDTVTSTEESIDVREQFITYASEQAKVQSLQKFGPKISNVVGDEFLEVILPKIEEVIRDLASEVNGEELVRFEVTERPSQGYGEKIFHIFNEETGTDIARFHVRRVNHPREGHSFNFHYHLLEDQFEQHYDLGDIYWDKNTPPKWMS; encoded by the coding sequence ATGAGACTTTGGCTAACCAAACTTTCTGTAGTCTTAATTACTTTTATGACGTTCGGGATGTTTATTCCTCCGACCTACCTTGATGCTGAAGCTTCAGACCAAGAGTTACTGGTTAAAGAAGAGAAACAATCACTTCCGAGTCAACCTAGAATTCAAACAAATGATACTGTCACTTCGACAGAAGAATCGATAGATGTTCGTGAACAATTTATTACCTATGCATCTGAACAAGCGAAAGTTCAATCCTTACAAAAGTTTGGACCGAAGATTTCAAACGTTGTAGGTGATGAGTTCTTAGAAGTGATTTTACCAAAAATTGAAGAGGTAATTCGTGATTTAGCAAGCGAAGTGAATGGTGAAGAACTTGTAAGGTTTGAAGTCACTGAAAGACCTTCTCAGGGTTATGGAGAAAAAATCTTTCATATCTTTAACGAAGAAACAGGCACAGACATTGCTCGTTTTCATGTTCGTCGAGTAAATCACCCTCGTGAAGGACATTCTTTTAATTTTCATTATCACCTATTAGAAGACCAATTTGAACAACATTATGATTTAGGTGATATTTACTGGGACAAAAATACACCACCAAAATGGATGTCGTAA
- a CDS encoding sodium:calcium antiporter, which yields MVFIIFLLVAAITVFAATKLSTYADVISAKTAVGGMLIGSMLLAGATSLPEITTSYTAVMLNNPDLAVGSLLGSNLFNLVILAFLDLYFRKDQVFERVWTQHRYTIGIGITLMFLILFSLRLDVMFIVLGIGLDTFVILGGYIIGMIIMSRLKQTSKTDDTEPEREEPLPELTARTAMIRFGVTALIILITGSILTIAGDRIAVITGLGASFVGSFLIAASTSLPEAVACFVACKLRNFNLAIGSILGSNLFNILILCGTDIFYRQGPLLVHVEPVHELTTSLVICLYFITFYLLVRVKPKTSFNYSIPSLLIIFSYFITSYYIFIYS from the coding sequence ATGGTGTTTATTATCTTTTTACTTGTTGCAGCTATTACCGTATTTGCGGCAACTAAATTATCAACATATGCAGATGTCATTAGCGCAAAGACGGCTGTTGGCGGAATGCTGATTGGTTCCATGCTATTAGCTGGTGCCACTTCACTCCCAGAAATAACAACAAGTTATACTGCTGTCATGCTAAATAATCCTGATCTTGCTGTAGGAAGTCTCTTAGGAAGTAATTTATTTAATCTTGTTATCCTTGCATTTTTAGACCTTTACTTCCGTAAAGATCAGGTTTTTGAACGAGTTTGGACACAGCACCGTTACACAATTGGAATAGGTATCACTTTGATGTTTCTTATCTTATTTTCCCTACGCCTGGATGTTATGTTTATCGTGTTAGGAATAGGACTAGATACATTTGTTATTCTTGGTGGATACATCATCGGAATGATTATCATGTCTAGACTGAAGCAAACGTCAAAAACCGATGACACAGAACCTGAAAGAGAAGAACCACTACCTGAATTAACAGCAAGAACTGCCATGATCAGGTTTGGCGTCACAGCGCTGATCATCTTGATAACGGGTTCAATTTTAACAATTGCAGGTGACAGAATTGCAGTTATAACAGGTTTAGGTGCAAGCTTTGTAGGAAGCTTTCTCATCGCAGCCTCTACATCTTTACCAGAAGCTGTTGCATGCTTTGTGGCCTGTAAGTTACGAAATTTCAATTTAGCAATTGGGTCAATCTTAGGTAGTAATTTATTCAACATATTAATTTTATGCGGTACAGATATTTTTTACCGACAAGGTCCGTTATTGGTTCATGTCGAACCTGTCCATGAATTAACCACATCCTTAGTCATCTGTCTGTATTTCATTACGTTCTATTTACTTGTCCGAGTTAAACCCAAGACAAGCTTTAATTACTCAATTCCATCTCTACTGATCATTTTTTCCTATTTCATCACTAGCTACTACATTTTTATTTATTCATAA
- a CDS encoding toxic anion resistance protein has product MENKNTFKIDIDEKVKEYFKPLNNEEDVNRLLERLNGLGTEAQKSAGESLEALKRPVKDMMDQPNNELPKNLLRLREIVSELEPSHLKKGQVQSMIDRLLRRNPMEQYARKYKTVESQVDNIIGALLVGKDKLQEDTVMLHQLKEVAFARINGLNEQIEVGKKLNSMLEEKMTDEEWTDRKPALLKGQQKVISRIKNMSQAVLVLQQSLASVDLIVENNEKLEEAIFNAITMTKNIITVTASIQLALGNQKTVIDAVKNVNEATEAMLLSNAQMLKSNTEETLKMLEEPSIAIETFRKAYEDVYSAIKLTESSNERIIESGKKFILELDELNTQIKQKLLD; this is encoded by the coding sequence ATGGAAAATAAAAATACATTTAAAATAGACATAGACGAGAAGGTAAAAGAGTATTTCAAACCGTTAAACAATGAAGAAGATGTTAACCGACTGTTAGAAAGGTTAAACGGACTAGGAACTGAAGCACAAAAAAGTGCTGGCGAGTCATTAGAAGCATTAAAACGGCCAGTTAAAGACATGATGGATCAGCCCAATAATGAGCTACCTAAAAATCTGCTTCGCCTGAGAGAAATTGTGTCAGAGCTTGAACCTAGTCACCTGAAGAAGGGCCAAGTCCAAAGTATGATCGACCGTTTATTAAGAAGAAATCCAATGGAGCAATACGCGAGGAAATACAAAACCGTAGAATCTCAAGTGGACAATATTATTGGTGCATTACTTGTCGGAAAGGATAAACTCCAAGAAGATACGGTTATGCTGCATCAACTAAAGGAAGTTGCTTTTGCTAGAATTAACGGGTTAAATGAACAAATTGAAGTGGGTAAAAAGCTGAACAGCATGCTCGAGGAGAAAATGACAGATGAGGAATGGACGGACAGAAAACCTGCTTTATTGAAAGGGCAGCAAAAAGTCATCTCTCGAATTAAAAACATGTCTCAAGCCGTATTAGTATTACAACAGTCTTTAGCTAGCGTTGATTTAATCGTCGAAAATAATGAAAAGCTAGAAGAGGCTATTTTTAATGCAATTACAATGACTAAAAATATTATTACGGTAACAGCTTCTATTCAATTAGCTTTAGGTAATCAAAAAACTGTCATTGACGCTGTGAAAAATGTAAACGAAGCAACGGAAGCAATGCTATTATCAAATGCCCAAATGTTGAAATCAAATACGGAAGAAACGTTAAAGATGTTAGAAGAGCCTTCAATTGCCATTGAAACGTTCCGAAAAGCTTACGAAGATGTTTATTCTGCGATAAAACTAACGGAAAGTTCAAACGAACGAATTATCGA